One segment of Phaeacidiphilus oryzae TH49 DNA contains the following:
- a CDS encoding N-acetylglucosamine kinase — MFLGVDGGGTKTAFCLIDRSGEVVARAEAPGSYYFSQGIDLVGRVLKEGVGAICAASGLTPGDFEYAFFGLPGYGEAAGDLPVLDATPREVLGHDRYACDNDMVCGWAGSLGAVDGVNVISGTGSMTYGERRGEGVRIGGWGEIFGDEGSAYWIAIRGLNAFSRMSDGRLPEGPLSGVLRRRLELASDLDVIDVVHNRWQGDRGRIAALSRSVAEAAEAGDEVAAAILREAGQELARLVDVTRERLGFGPEETVPVSYSGGTFGAGPVLEAFTAGLRDRFSSYELRHPLYEPVVGAALYAAKLAGSPLPPAALDALRAIPGSPASREDDR; from the coding sequence ATGTTCCTAGGCGTCGACGGCGGGGGTACGAAGACCGCGTTCTGCCTGATCGACCGGTCCGGAGAGGTGGTGGCCAGGGCCGAGGCACCAGGCTCGTACTACTTCTCGCAGGGCATCGACCTCGTAGGCCGGGTGCTGAAGGAGGGCGTGGGCGCGATCTGCGCGGCGTCCGGGCTCACACCGGGCGACTTCGAGTACGCCTTCTTCGGTCTGCCGGGCTACGGCGAGGCCGCGGGCGACCTGCCCGTGCTGGACGCCACCCCGCGAGAGGTGCTCGGGCACGACCGCTACGCGTGCGACAACGACATGGTCTGCGGCTGGGCGGGATCGCTCGGCGCCGTCGACGGCGTCAACGTCATCAGCGGCACCGGCTCGATGACGTACGGCGAGCGGCGGGGCGAGGGCGTCCGGATCGGCGGCTGGGGCGAGATCTTCGGCGACGAGGGGTCCGCGTACTGGATCGCGATCCGCGGCCTCAACGCCTTCTCCCGGATGAGCGACGGACGGCTGCCGGAGGGCCCCCTGAGCGGGGTGTTGAGGCGCCGGCTGGAGCTCGCCTCCGACCTCGACGTGATCGACGTCGTCCACAACAGGTGGCAGGGCGACCGCGGCCGGATCGCCGCGCTCAGCCGCTCGGTGGCCGAGGCGGCCGAGGCGGGCGACGAGGTCGCCGCCGCGATCCTCCGCGAGGCCGGCCAGGAGCTCGCCCGGCTCGTCGACGTCACCCGCGAGCGGCTCGGGTTCGGCCCGGAGGAGACGGTCCCGGTCTCCTACTCCGGCGGGACGTTCGGGGCCGGCCCGGTCCTGGAGGCGTTCACCGCCGGGCTGCGGGATCGGTTCTCCTCCTACGAACTGCGTCACCCTCTGTACGAGCCGGTCGTGGGTGCCGCTCTCTACGCGGCGAAACTCGCCGGATCCCCGCTTCCGCCGGCCGCGCTCGACGCGCTGCGTGCGATCCCCGGCTCCCCCGCCTCCCGAGAGGACGACCGATGA
- a CDS encoding SIS domain-containing protein: MTTSTGTLSVDDGAAHTVREITQQPDLWREVDRIVAASRETLDAFLRPLTARGDLRVVLTGAGTSAFAGRVLQPALARDLGRRVDAVATTDLVADPRGCLAEDVPTLLVSFARSGDSPESVAATVLADRMLSEVHHLVITCNEQGRLAREHTGRPSSHVLLMPPAANDRGFAMTSSFTCMTLAALLALGGEAYTGVAERLAAAVESITGKEAVDRTAGALVDRAPERIVFLGSGSLKGLAEESALKVVELTGGALVTVADSSMGFRHGPKAVLNDRTVAVVYLSNDPYTRRYDLDIAAELRGNLPPRSVVTVSADLGDGTEGSGDDAWLLPGLGGVPDVALALSAVVYAQLIALRASQARGLRPDNPFPAGEVNRVVAGVTLHELRD, encoded by the coding sequence GTGACCACGTCCACCGGCACGCTGTCCGTCGACGACGGCGCTGCCCACACCGTCCGCGAGATCACCCAGCAGCCCGATCTGTGGCGGGAGGTCGACCGGATCGTCGCCGCCTCCCGGGAGACGCTGGACGCCTTTCTCCGCCCGCTCACCGCCCGCGGTGACCTGCGCGTGGTCCTCACCGGCGCCGGTACCTCCGCGTTCGCCGGCCGGGTTCTCCAGCCGGCGCTGGCCCGGGACCTGGGGCGGCGGGTGGACGCTGTCGCCACCACCGACCTGGTGGCGGACCCCCGCGGCTGCCTCGCCGAGGACGTGCCCACACTGCTGGTCTCCTTCGCGCGGTCGGGCGACAGCCCGGAGTCCGTGGCCGCCACTGTCCTCGCCGACCGGATGCTGTCCGAGGTCCACCACCTCGTGATCACCTGCAACGAGCAGGGCCGGCTGGCGCGGGAGCACACCGGGCGGCCGTCGTCCCACGTGCTGCTGATGCCGCCCGCAGCCAACGACCGCGGCTTCGCCATGACGTCGAGCTTCACCTGCATGACGCTGGCCGCGCTGCTCGCCCTCGGCGGTGAGGCGTACACCGGGGTCGCCGAACGCCTGGCGGCGGCGGTCGAGTCGATCACCGGCAAGGAGGCCGTCGACCGCACCGCGGGCGCCCTCGTCGATCGCGCCCCCGAGCGCATCGTCTTCCTGGGCAGCGGGTCGCTGAAGGGGCTCGCCGAGGAGTCGGCGCTGAAGGTGGTCGAGCTCACCGGGGGAGCCCTGGTGACCGTCGCGGACTCCTCGATGGGCTTCCGGCACGGTCCCAAGGCGGTGCTCAACGACCGCACGGTGGCGGTCGTGTACCTGTCGAACGATCCGTACACCCGCCGGTACGACCTGGACATCGCCGCGGAGCTGCGCGGGAACCTCCCCCCGCGGAGCGTCGTCACCGTCTCGGCGGACCTCGGCGACGGCACGGAGGGCAGCGGCGACGACGCCTGGCTGCTCCCCGGCCTCGGCGGCGTCCCGGACGTGGCCCTGGCGCTGTCCGCGGTGGTGTACGCGCAGCTCATCGCGCTCCGCGCGTCCCAGGCCCGGGGCCTGCGCCCGGACAACCCCTTCCCCGCGGGTGAGGTGAACCGCGTCGTGGCGGGCGTGACACTGCACGAACTGCGGGACTGA
- a CDS encoding D-tagatose-bisphosphate aldolase, class II, non-catalytic subunit, with protein MQSPLDEVVRRQKAGQPQGITSVCSAHPLVVEAAVRQARETGGHVLVEATSNQVDQYGGYTGMRPADFRELVHGIATAGGLPLDRVILGGDHLGPNRWRSLPPEKAMEEAVGLVTGYAEAGFTKIHLDCSFSCAGDPVPLTDEIVAGRAARLIRAVEDAVGPARAERIRYVIGTEVPTPGGAHETLGALRPTAPEAARATLEQHRKAFAEHGIEGVWPRVMALVVQPAVEFDHLRVVDYRRELTEELRRVLDGEPAMVYEAHSTDYQTPEALTALVEDHWAVLKVGPGLTFALREALFALAAIEDELVPVAERSRLPEVVERRMLAEPAQWQGYYPGSAEEQRLARRYSYSDRLRYYWPDPEIEEAQGRLMRNLSAVDIPLPLLSAHLPLQYARVRRGELAARPRELAVDHVRDVLRDYDRASNPIPAPDPIPAPDPIPAQNPTPTSNPTPNPKEQV; from the coding sequence ATGCAGAGCCCGTTGGACGAGGTGGTCCGGCGACAGAAGGCCGGACAGCCGCAAGGCATCACCTCCGTGTGCTCGGCCCACCCGCTGGTCGTCGAGGCGGCGGTCCGCCAGGCCCGCGAGACCGGCGGGCACGTGCTGGTGGAGGCGACCTCCAACCAGGTCGACCAGTACGGCGGTTACACGGGGATGCGGCCGGCGGACTTCCGCGAGCTGGTGCACGGGATCGCGACCGCGGGTGGTCTGCCACTGGACCGGGTGATCCTCGGCGGCGACCATCTCGGCCCGAACCGGTGGCGATCCCTCCCGCCCGAGAAGGCGATGGAGGAGGCCGTCGGTCTGGTCACCGGCTACGCCGAGGCGGGCTTCACGAAGATCCACTTGGATTGCAGCTTCTCCTGCGCCGGTGACCCCGTGCCGCTGACCGACGAGATCGTCGCCGGCCGGGCCGCGCGGCTGATCCGGGCGGTGGAGGACGCGGTGGGTCCGGCCCGGGCGGAGCGGATCCGGTATGTGATCGGCACCGAGGTCCCCACGCCCGGCGGCGCCCACGAGACGCTCGGCGCCCTCCGCCCGACCGCGCCCGAGGCGGCGCGCGCGACTCTGGAGCAGCACCGCAAGGCGTTCGCCGAGCACGGGATCGAAGGGGTATGGCCCCGCGTCATGGCGCTCGTGGTCCAGCCGGCCGTGGAGTTCGACCACCTGCGGGTCGTCGACTACCGGCGGGAGCTGACCGAGGAGCTGCGCCGGGTGCTGGACGGCGAGCCGGCCATGGTCTACGAGGCCCACTCGACCGACTACCAGACCCCCGAGGCGCTCACCGCACTGGTCGAGGACCACTGGGCGGTCCTCAAGGTGGGCCCGGGGCTGACCTTCGCCCTGCGCGAGGCGCTGTTCGCGCTGGCCGCGATCGAGGACGAACTGGTGCCGGTCGCCGAGCGGTCCCGGCTTCCCGAGGTCGTCGAGCGGCGGATGCTCGCCGAGCCCGCCCAGTGGCAGGGCTACTACCCCGGCAGCGCCGAGGAGCAGCGCCTGGCCCGCCGCTACAGCTACAGCGACCGGCTGCGCTACTACTGGCCAGACCCCGAGATCGAAGAGGCGCAGGGGCGGTTGATGCGGAACCTCTCTGCTGTGGACATCCCGCTGCCACTGCTCAGTGCCCACCTTCCGCTCCAGTACGCCCGCGTCCGCCGCGGCGAACTCGCCGCCCGGCCGCGCGAACTGGCCGTGGATCACGTCCGCGACGTCCTGCGCGACTACGACCGCGCCTCCAACCCGATCCCGGCCCCGGACCCGATCCCGGCCCCGGACCCAATCCCGGCCCAGAACCCGACCCCGACCTCGAACCCGACCCCGAACCCGAAGGAGCAGGTGTGA
- a CDS encoding GntR family transcriptional regulator produces the protein MPTSETVPPRLPQSLLTDDALPLYAQVAARLWADVAADGARPGDRLPSERALAARYEVSRVTMRAALTDLAARGMLTSAAARGWFVAETAVLPEAEEKQTGAPEIPGTGTGVGTHTVEGFADYAAKHGLVTRARVLHSVVRPATVAEAETLRIGPGAALFEMRRLRFLDGQVVVLEHNRLPLALCPVLAETDFTEASLFATLRGATPAQNPQVADYSVEARQPDATERELLEITDATPVLVAYQLAYNQDSRPLELTLAAYRGDRYHFRASITS, from the coding sequence ATGCCCACCTCGGAAACCGTGCCCCCGCGCCTCCCGCAGAGCCTGCTCACCGACGACGCGCTGCCGCTCTACGCCCAGGTGGCGGCACGTCTGTGGGCCGACGTCGCGGCCGACGGCGCCCGCCCCGGGGACCGCCTGCCGTCCGAACGGGCCCTCGCCGCGCGGTACGAGGTCTCGCGCGTCACCATGCGCGCGGCGCTCACCGATCTGGCCGCCCGGGGCATGCTCACCTCGGCCGCGGCCCGGGGCTGGTTCGTGGCGGAGACGGCGGTCCTCCCGGAGGCGGAGGAGAAGCAGACCGGGGCCCCCGAGATCCCGGGCACCGGCACCGGCGTCGGCACCCACACCGTGGAGGGCTTCGCCGACTACGCCGCCAAGCACGGACTCGTCACCCGCGCCCGGGTGCTCCACTCCGTGGTCCGGCCGGCGACCGTCGCGGAGGCCGAGACGCTGCGCATCGGGCCCGGCGCCGCCCTCTTCGAGATGCGCCGGCTGCGGTTCCTCGACGGCCAGGTGGTGGTGCTGGAGCACAACCGGCTGCCGCTCGCGCTATGCCCTGTCCTGGCGGAGACCGACTTCACCGAGGCATCCCTCTTCGCGACCCTCCGGGGCGCCACTCCGGCGCAGAACCCCCAGGTCGCGGACTACTCCGTGGAGGCCCGGCAGCCGGACGCCACCGAGCGCGAGCTCCTGGAGATCACCGACGCCACCCCCGTCCTCGTCGCCTACCAGCTCGCCTACAACCAGGACAGCCGTCCCCTCGAACTGACCCTGGCCGCCTACCGCGGCGACCGCTACCACTTCCGCGCGTCCATCACCTCCTGA
- a CDS encoding maleylpyruvate isomerase family mycothiol-dependent enzyme, with the protein MQTNLELPDLLRLIDERAAAFRAAIAAAPSLDVQVPTCPEWTLFDLARHLGAGRPFWAAVVKAGPADAPPAEAVAARDEAQAPREREALVAWLAASTQELLDTLREAGPDAECWTWWGASQSPRTSGAVARHQLQEVAMHTYDAQLTVGTAQPLPAEVALDGVEEFLFTCCAWSGVWPHEPAVVDYHATEGRSWRFTVEADGARVVRLPAAGEGEAQAPADASARGTAGELVLWFYGRTPLESVKIDGDREIFERLFAWDPNA; encoded by the coding sequence GTGCAGACGAATCTTGAACTTCCTGACCTGCTGCGTCTGATCGACGAGCGGGCGGCGGCCTTCCGGGCCGCGATCGCCGCCGCGCCCAGCCTGGACGTGCAGGTGCCGACCTGTCCCGAGTGGACGCTGTTCGACCTGGCGCGGCATCTGGGCGCGGGCCGCCCGTTCTGGGCCGCCGTCGTCAAGGCCGGTCCGGCCGATGCCCCGCCGGCCGAGGCCGTGGCGGCACGCGACGAGGCGCAGGCGCCCCGGGAGCGCGAGGCGCTGGTGGCCTGGCTGGCCGCGTCGACGCAGGAGCTGCTGGACACCCTGCGGGAGGCCGGCCCGGACGCGGAGTGCTGGACGTGGTGGGGCGCCTCGCAGTCGCCGCGGACCAGCGGTGCCGTCGCCCGGCACCAGCTTCAGGAGGTCGCGATGCACACCTATGACGCCCAGCTCACCGTCGGCACCGCGCAGCCGCTGCCGGCGGAGGTGGCGCTGGACGGCGTCGAGGAGTTCCTGTTCACCTGCTGCGCGTGGTCGGGCGTCTGGCCGCACGAGCCGGCCGTCGTCGACTACCACGCCACCGAGGGCCGCTCCTGGCGCTTTACGGTCGAGGCGGACGGCGCCCGCGTCGTGCGCCTCCCGGCCGCCGGTGAGGGCGAGGCCCAGGCCCCGGCCGACGCCTCCGCCCGGGGCACGGCCGGTGAGCTGGTCCTATGGTTCTACGGACGCACACCGCTGGAGTCGGTGAAGATCGACGGCGACCGGGAAATCTTTGAGCGGCTCTTCGCCTGGGACCCGAACGCGTAA
- a CDS encoding PIN domain-containing protein: MERVILDTGVIAGVDRGRLEWSQVIGEEDDAAIAAVTAAELLQGVELGEGRVRDRRRVFVEGVLSDIPIESYDLSVARHHARLLAHCRVSGEPRGAHDLMIAATAVATGRTVVTTDEKARFEGLPGVRARVLPR, encoded by the coding sequence GTGGAGCGAGTGATCCTCGATACGGGGGTCATCGCCGGGGTGGACCGGGGGCGGCTGGAGTGGAGCCAGGTGATCGGGGAGGAGGACGATGCCGCGATTGCCGCGGTGACCGCGGCGGAGCTGCTGCAGGGGGTCGAGCTGGGGGAGGGCAGGGTCCGGGATCGGCGGCGGGTTTTCGTGGAGGGCGTGCTGTCCGACATCCCGATCGAGTCCTACGATCTGTCCGTTGCTCGGCATCATGCCCGGTTGCTGGCTCACTGCCGGGTCAGCGGCGAGCCACGTGGCGCCCATGACCTGATGATCGCGGCTACGGCGGTCGCCACCGGGCGGACGGTGGTGACGACCGATGAGAAGGCCCGCTTCGAAGGCCTTCCAGGGGTGCGTGCCCGCGTTTTGCCCAGGTGA
- a CDS encoding type II toxin-antitoxin system Phd/YefM family antitoxin — translation MAVMSASEVSRNFSAVVDRAAAGEHIEIIRNGKLVAELGPPTARPNGRALLDSLSRLPRAGEGDDWYEDVLATRELLTEGGDPWSE, via the coding sequence ATGGCTGTGATGAGTGCTTCCGAGGTGTCGCGGAACTTCTCCGCGGTGGTCGACCGGGCCGCGGCCGGCGAGCACATCGAGATCATCCGCAATGGCAAGCTCGTCGCCGAGCTGGGGCCGCCCACGGCCCGCCCGAACGGCAGGGCTCTGCTGGATTCGCTCTCCCGGTTGCCGCGTGCCGGCGAGGGCGACGACTGGTACGAGGACGTGTTGGCCACCCGGGAGCTGCTGACCGAGGGGGGCGACCCGTGGAGCGAGTGA
- the ychF gene encoding redox-regulated ATPase YchF, whose amino-acid sequence MSLTIGIVGLPNVGKSTLFNALTKNDVLAANYPFATIEPNVGVVGVPDPRLDRLAEIFSSERKVPATVDFVDIAGIVRGASEGEGLGNKFLANIRESDAICQVIRAFEDPDVVHVDGKVSPKDDIETINTELILADLQTIEKVLPRLEKESRIQKDKQAKVKAVQEAKAILEEGRTLFSAGITADSETGPLLHDLHLLTTKPFLYVFNVDEDELVDEDFKNEQRALVAPAEAIFLNAKLEADLAELDEAEAMELLESVGVEEPGLATLARVGFDTLGLQTYLTAGPKEARAWTIRKGATAPEAAGVIHTDFQKGFIKAEIVSYADLVELGSVPEARAKGKARMEGKDYVMQDGDVVEFRFNV is encoded by the coding sequence GTGTCGCTCACGATCGGAATCGTCGGTCTGCCGAACGTCGGCAAGTCGACGCTCTTCAACGCCTTGACCAAGAACGACGTGCTGGCGGCCAACTACCCCTTCGCCACCATCGAGCCGAACGTCGGCGTGGTCGGCGTGCCGGACCCGCGGCTGGACCGGCTGGCGGAGATCTTCTCCTCCGAGCGGAAGGTCCCGGCGACCGTCGACTTCGTGGACATCGCGGGCATCGTGCGCGGCGCCAGCGAGGGCGAGGGGCTGGGCAACAAGTTCCTCGCCAACATCCGCGAATCGGACGCGATCTGCCAGGTCATCCGGGCCTTCGAGGACCCGGACGTGGTCCACGTGGACGGAAAGGTCTCGCCCAAGGACGACATCGAGACCATCAACACCGAGCTGATCCTGGCCGACCTCCAGACCATCGAGAAGGTGCTGCCCCGTCTGGAGAAGGAGTCCCGGATCCAGAAGGACAAGCAGGCCAAGGTGAAGGCCGTCCAGGAGGCCAAGGCGATCCTGGAGGAGGGCCGCACCCTCTTCTCCGCCGGGATCACGGCCGACAGCGAGACCGGCCCGCTCCTCCACGACCTGCACCTCCTCACCACCAAGCCGTTCCTCTACGTCTTCAACGTGGACGAGGACGAGCTGGTCGACGAGGACTTCAAGAACGAGCAGCGGGCACTGGTCGCCCCGGCCGAGGCGATCTTCCTCAACGCCAAGCTGGAGGCGGACCTCGCCGAGCTGGACGAGGCGGAGGCCATGGAGCTCCTCGAGTCCGTCGGCGTGGAGGAGCCCGGCCTGGCCACCCTGGCCCGGGTCGGCTTCGACACCCTCGGCCTGCAGACCTACCTGACGGCCGGCCCCAAGGAGGCCCGCGCCTGGACCATCCGCAAGGGCGCCACCGCGCCCGAGGCGGCCGGCGTGATCCACACCGACTTCCAGAAGGGCTTCATCAAGGCCGAGATCGTCTCCTACGCCGACCTGGTCGAACTCGGCTCCGTCCCCGAGGCCCGAGCCAAGGGCAAGGCCCGCATGGAAGGCAAGGACTACGTCATGCAGGACGGCGACGTGGTGGAGTTCCGCTTCAACGTGTAA
- a CDS encoding DUF6542 domain-containing protein, with the protein MEQREMPGSGTGAADGSRRAGRVPPPARASERPAARGSAARGSAARPRAGAAASAAAAVSASTSASAPAAAPERGQQMRAPGRLTAFGIAVLMVGGTLLGALVDRWLFGGPGILFGLVFVVTCFQAAIRVRPIDLAAAPVAGPIAFALALLICGQHSGGGFGARVLGLVTDLALQAIWLFIGTGVAAAITLARHFALRRARRARAAGTAGAAGRR; encoded by the coding sequence GTGGAACAGCGAGAGATGCCCGGCAGCGGTACCGGCGCGGCGGACGGTTCGCGGCGGGCCGGCCGTGTGCCGCCGCCCGCGCGAGCGTCGGAGCGTCCCGCGGCGCGCGGCTCGGCGGCGCGCGGCTCGGCGGCGCGGCCGCGCGCGGGAGCGGCGGCGTCCGCCGCCGCTGCCGTTTCCGCGTCCACCTCGGCGTCCGCCCCCGCGGCCGCGCCGGAGCGCGGGCAGCAGATGCGCGCTCCCGGCCGGCTCACCGCCTTCGGCATCGCGGTGCTGATGGTCGGCGGGACACTGCTCGGCGCGCTCGTCGACCGCTGGCTCTTCGGCGGGCCGGGGATCCTCTTCGGCCTGGTCTTCGTGGTGACCTGCTTCCAGGCCGCCATCCGGGTCCGCCCGATCGACCTGGCCGCCGCGCCGGTGGCGGGTCCGATCGCCTTCGCGTTGGCCCTGCTGATCTGCGGCCAGCACTCCGGCGGCGGCTTCGGGGCACGGGTGCTCGGCCTGGTCACCGACCTCGCCCTGCAGGCCATCTGGCTCTTCATCGGCACGGGCGTCGCCGCCGCCATCACCCTGGCCCGCCACTTCGCCCTCCGCCGGGCGCGGCGGGCGCGCGCGGCAGGCACGGCGGGCGCGGCGGGAAGGCGCTGA
- the ppgK gene encoding polyphosphate--glucose phosphotransferase produces the protein MEIFGVDIGGSGIKGAPVDLDRGVLAEERYKVLTPQPSEPEAVVDAVRQVVDKFQWKGPIGITFPGVVVDGRTLTAANVDQGWIGQDARALFAAATGCKTAVVNDADAAGIAEVAFGAARGRKGVVLLLTLGTGIGSALFTDGVLVPNTELGHLELHGKDAEKHASSGARERHEWSWKHWAEHLDDYFGMVDALFSPQLIVVGGGVSRKHDKFLPLLKPLRAEIVPAELQNDAGIVGAAMAARSLAL, from the coding sequence ATGGAAATCTTCGGCGTGGACATCGGCGGCTCCGGGATCAAGGGCGCCCCGGTCGATCTCGATCGGGGCGTTCTCGCCGAGGAGCGCTACAAGGTGCTGACCCCGCAGCCCTCCGAGCCCGAGGCGGTCGTGGACGCTGTCCGCCAGGTGGTGGACAAGTTCCAGTGGAAGGGCCCGATCGGGATCACCTTCCCCGGGGTGGTGGTGGACGGACGCACCCTCACCGCCGCCAACGTCGACCAGGGCTGGATCGGCCAGGACGCCCGGGCCCTCTTCGCCGCCGCGACCGGTTGCAAGACCGCGGTGGTCAACGACGCGGACGCGGCCGGCATCGCCGAGGTGGCGTTCGGCGCCGCGCGCGGCCGCAAGGGTGTCGTCCTGCTGCTCACCCTGGGCACGGGGATCGGCAGCGCGCTCTTCACGGACGGCGTGCTGGTCCCCAACACCGAGCTGGGCCACCTCGAACTGCACGGCAAGGACGCCGAGAAGCACGCCTCAAGCGGGGCCCGCGAGCGGCACGAGTGGAGCTGGAAGCACTGGGCGGAGCATCTGGACGACTACTTCGGGATGGTGGACGCGCTGTTCTCGCCGCAGCTGATCGTGGTCGGGGGCGGGGTCAGCCGGAAGCACGACAAGTTCCTGCCGCTGCTGAAGCCGCTGCGGGCGGAGATCGTTCCCGCGGAGCTGCAGAACGACGCGGGCATCGTGGGGGCGGCGATGGCGGCGCGGTCGCTGGCGCTGTGA
- a CDS encoding 4-hydroxy-3-methylbut-2-enyl diphosphate reductase, which translates to MTATAERRVLLAAPRGYCAGVDRAVITVEKALEQYGAPIYVRKQIVHNKYVVQTLEKKGAIFVDETEEVPEGAIVVFSAHGVAPSVHDEAKAGRLATIDATCPLVTKVHREANRFADEDYDILLIGHEGHEEVIGTMGEAPERIHLVDGPEDVAKVKVRDENKVVWLSQTTLSVDETMTTVDALKERFPALVSPPSDDICYATQNRQVAIKQIAAEADLVIVVGSKNSSNSVRLVEVALGAGAKDAHLVDFADEVDEAWLDGVRTVGVTSGASVPEVLVRGVLEWLAERGFGEPEVVTSTEEHLQFSLPKELRRDLRAEAASK; encoded by the coding sequence ATGACTGCAACTGCCGAGCGCCGCGTCCTGCTCGCCGCCCCCCGGGGCTACTGCGCGGGGGTGGACCGCGCGGTCATCACCGTGGAGAAGGCCCTGGAGCAGTACGGGGCGCCGATCTACGTCCGCAAGCAGATCGTCCACAACAAGTACGTGGTGCAGACCCTGGAGAAGAAGGGCGCGATCTTCGTCGACGAGACGGAGGAGGTGCCCGAGGGCGCCATCGTGGTCTTCTCGGCGCACGGCGTCGCCCCCTCCGTCCACGACGAGGCGAAGGCCGGGCGCCTCGCCACCATCGACGCGACCTGCCCGCTGGTCACCAAGGTGCACCGGGAGGCCAACCGGTTCGCGGACGAGGACTACGACATCCTCCTCATCGGCCACGAGGGCCACGAGGAGGTCATCGGCACGATGGGCGAGGCCCCCGAGCGGATCCACCTGGTGGACGGCCCGGAGGACGTCGCCAAGGTCAAGGTGCGGGACGAGAACAAGGTCGTCTGGCTCTCCCAGACCACCCTCTCCGTGGACGAGACCATGACCACTGTGGACGCGCTGAAGGAGCGCTTCCCGGCGCTGGTCTCCCCGCCGAGCGACGACATCTGCTACGCCACCCAGAACCGGCAGGTCGCGATCAAGCAGATCGCCGCCGAGGCCGACCTGGTGATCGTGGTCGGCTCGAAGAACTCCTCCAACTCGGTACGTCTTGTCGAGGTCGCGCTGGGCGCCGGGGCGAAGGACGCCCACCTGGTGGACTTCGCCGACGAGGTCGACGAGGCCTGGCTGGACGGCGTCCGCACGGTCGGCGTGACCAGCGGGGCGTCCGTCCCCGAGGTGCTGGTCCGGGGCGTGCTGGAGTGGCTGGCCGAGCGGGGCTTCGGGGAGCCGGAGGTCGTCACCTCCACCGAGGAGCACCTGCAGTTCTCGCTGCCCAAGGAGCTGCGCCGCGATCTGCGCGCGGAGGCCGCCTCGAAGTGA